Proteins from a single region of Lampris incognitus isolate fLamInc1 chromosome 16, fLamInc1.hap2, whole genome shotgun sequence:
- the LOC130126025 gene encoding G-protein coupled receptor 4-like, which produces MDFNTSLSQANGNLSNSCAREDFAGKDSVDQHMYPTAYSLFFIVGFPANCLSLYVACVLMRKGNNLAVYLVNLSISDLLYTISLPVWMELALHRPVGDVVCSSVAVIMYNSFYVGSGLLCCISCDRYLAVVYPLRFNRVRETRTAVIVSMVVWCVEMVVHIILLYHTGELQDFSSRRMCEEKTPMTQAYANKALIRVVFGFLVPLIIMTFCFQQIMQSLGQSLSILAVERRKVRLLLMLLLVTYLLAFVPYQTVMLLRALMEPSGDCYWARTLRDPYIVLVATTTLNSMLDPIIYCLVSESAQTEIRNALEKCKRVLWIKRYRNTFPRVNSVS; this is translated from the coding sequence ATGGATTTTAATACATCTCTCAGCCAAGCAAATGGGAATTTATCAAATTCATGTGCACGAGAAGACTTTGCAGGAAAAGACTCGGTGGATCAGCACATGTACCCAACTGCCTATTCTCTCTTCTTTATTGTGGGATTCCCAGCTAattgtctgtctctgtatgtggCCTGTGTGCTGATGAGGAAAGGGAATAACCTTGCAGTGTACTTGGTCAACCTGTCCATCTCTGACTTGCTCTACACCATCTCCCTGCCAGTGTGGATGGAGTTGGCTCTGCATCGGCCTGTAGGCGATGTTGTCTGCAGCTCAGTGGCTGTTATTATGTATAACAGCTTTTACGTCGGCTCCGGCCTCCTGTGTTGCATCTCGTGCGATCGCTACCTCGCGGTGGTCTACCCTCTGCGTTTTAACCGGGTCAGAGAGACGCGGACTGCAGTAATAGTGAGTATGGTTGTGTGGTGTGTGGAGATGGTCGTCCACATTATTTTGCTTTACCACACGGGGGAGCTGCAAGATTTCTCTTCAAGACGCATGTGTGAGGAGAAAACGCCCATGACCCAGGCTTATGCCAACAAGGCCCTCATACGGGTCGTCTTTGGTTTTTTAGTCCCTTTAATCATCATGACTTTCTGCTTCCAGCAGATCATGCAGTCCCTCGGACAAAGCCTCtccatcctggctgtggagcGCAGGAAAGTCAGACTGCTGCTGATGCTCCTGCTTGTCACCTACCTGCTGGCCTTTGTGCCCTACCAGACTGTCATGTTGCTCAGAGCTTTGATGGAACCGTCGGGAGACTGTTACTGGGCCAGGACGCTCAGAGACCCTTACATAGTGTTGGTGGCTACAACCACACTCAACAGTATGTTAGATCCTATCATATACTGTCTAGTTAGTGAGAGTGCACAGACCGAGATAAGGAATGCGTTGGAGAAATGCAAGAGAGTTTTATGGATAAAGAGATACCGAAATACCTTTCCAAGAGTTAATTCAGTTTCTTGA